TTCCGGTCGTATCACCGCTAGGTCCGAATGCAGCTAAGGCTGCGAGCACTCCAACCATACCGTAAACAAGGCCTTTGGCAATGTAGCCAAAACGAGCAAACCGCCTTACCCACGGTTTAGCTTCCCTCAATTTATTTCTGACTTCTATCGTTGATTGTGAATTCATGGTTTGTACACTTCCTCTATGATTCTCTTTAATAGGATGTTCCCCTTTTACCTAAAAAAGAAACCACTGGCCGTATCTAGACTGATAACCTTGTTGTGTACCTGTCCAAACAGAATGGTTTCAACACTCTCCATTGCGGGAAAAATAAAAGATAGCTTTTCACTATAGGAGGTTAGCAATATGCCATATAATTCTTTAAAAGACCTGCCAGATGCAGTAAAGGATAACCTGCCACATCATGCCCAGGAAATTTTCAAAGAGGCATTCAATTCAGCCTCAGAGCAATACGATGAAGAAGAAACAGCCTTCAAGGTGGCATGGAGCGCGGTGAAAAATGAGTATGAAAAGAATGAGGATGATGAATGGGTAAAGAAAGAAGAAGATGAGTAAACATGATGGGTTAAAAAAATACAATATGATAATAGCCGCTATCCATTTGTGGAGGCGGCTTTTTATATGGTCCTACTAAAGGAATTGGAAATTCTTACTGTTTTTATCTTCTGTAAAACTTATACTAGAGTCAGAGAGATTTAGGGGAGATATATAAATGTACAAAATCATGCTAATTGAAGATGATCACCAGCTTTCTGCGCTGATCAAAGAAAATCTAGAGCGCTATGGATATGATGTAATTTTGCCAGAGCATTTTACCAATATAGAAGAAGAGTTTTTAACAATCAATCCAGATCTTGTCTTGCTGGACATTAACCTTCCATATTATGACGGCTATTATCTGTGCAGAAGTTTCCGGCAGAAATCCACTGTGCCGATTCTGATGATTTCTGCACGAAGCCAGGAAATGGACCAGATCTTGGCCATTGAACTGGGTGCTGATGATTTTATCACGAAGCCGTTCACTTTTGAGATGCTGCATTCCAAAGTCAAAGCA
The window above is part of the Mesobacillus jeotgali genome. Proteins encoded here:
- a CDS encoding ChaB family protein, whose product is MPYNSLKDLPDAVKDNLPHHAQEIFKEAFNSASEQYDEEETAFKVAWSAVKNEYEKNEDDEWVKKEEDE